One window of Spirochaetales bacterium genomic DNA carries:
- the lon gene encoding endopeptidase La: MSNGQIIPADLVLPNKLHILPLKGQPIFPGLITPLVLHDQEDIEVVNASFSAHQILGFVLIKSPDEEHPESGDLYRVGTAAKIIKRLNLPDGGMNIFVTTLKRFTVKKFINTTVPITAAVEYGNEELADSVEVKALTRALLSEMKQISENNPLFSEEMRLNMVNIDHPGKIADFITSILNIDRKEQQKILETFDVRKRMESVLVFIKKEQELLKIQKKIQGQIEEKITKSQREYFLKEELKAIKSELGMPVDAKTQEYARLKELIEKLKFKGEVKDQVESELEKFALMDPNSSEFVVTRNYLETIVSLPWNEPKQAKIDMSRAKKILDADHYGLDDVKDRILEYIAIGILKNDTKGSILCLVGPPGVGKTSVGKSIARALGKKFFRFSVGGMRDEAEIKGHRRTYVGAMPGKIIQGLKIVKTLDPVFMIDEIDKLGVSFQGDPSSALLEVLDPEQNVAFRDHYLDLPFDVSHILFITTANTLDTIPSPLRDRMEIIRLSGYINEEKVMIARKYLIPKSLERSGLGKKDVVYDKKTLFAIAEGYAREAGLRLYEKQLDKIHRKIAKLSVLDKIKLPVVIDENDLVTYLKQPPFDEHESIEVTKPGMAVGLAWTALGGATLIIEAVANKGKEGFKLTGQMGDVMQESANIAYTFIRQISERFGVSKEFFEEHRIHLHIPAGATPKDGPSAGITMASCLLSLIRDKKIKSRLAMTGELSLVGRVLPIGGLKEKTIAAKRNKIKEIIIPYENLKDLDEIPENVKKGITFHPVKTMEEVIERLF, translated from the coding sequence ATGTCAAATGGGCAAATCATTCCGGCGGATTTAGTATTGCCGAATAAACTGCATATTCTTCCCCTGAAAGGTCAGCCGATCTTTCCCGGACTCATCACACCGCTTGTTCTTCACGATCAGGAGGATATCGAGGTCGTCAATGCCTCGTTTTCAGCCCATCAGATTCTGGGTTTTGTTCTCATCAAATCGCCCGATGAGGAACACCCGGAAAGCGGCGATCTGTACCGCGTCGGAACGGCCGCAAAAATAATCAAGCGGTTGAACCTCCCGGACGGTGGTATGAACATTTTCGTGACGACACTCAAACGATTTACCGTCAAGAAATTCATCAATACCACCGTCCCGATTACCGCCGCCGTGGAATATGGGAATGAGGAACTCGCCGATTCTGTCGAAGTCAAGGCGCTGACAAGGGCGCTTCTTTCGGAAATGAAACAGATATCGGAAAACAATCCCCTCTTTTCGGAGGAAATGCGGCTGAACATGGTGAATATCGATCATCCCGGGAAAATCGCCGATTTTATCACCTCCATCCTGAATATCGACCGCAAGGAACAACAGAAAATTCTCGAGACCTTCGACGTCCGTAAACGAATGGAAAGCGTTTTAGTCTTCATAAAAAAGGAGCAGGAACTCCTCAAAATACAAAAGAAAATTCAGGGCCAGATCGAAGAAAAAATTACGAAGAGTCAACGGGAATATTTTCTCAAGGAGGAACTGAAAGCCATAAAATCCGAACTCGGTATGCCGGTCGATGCAAAAACCCAGGAGTACGCGAGACTGAAGGAACTCATCGAAAAGCTGAAGTTCAAGGGTGAGGTAAAAGATCAGGTTGAAAGCGAGCTGGAAAAGTTCGCCCTCATGGATCCCAATTCATCTGAGTTCGTCGTTACGAGAAATTACCTCGAAACGATCGTCTCCCTCCCGTGGAACGAACCGAAACAGGCAAAGATCGATATGAGCAGGGCGAAAAAAATTCTAGACGCCGATCACTACGGACTCGATGACGTGAAAGACCGGATTCTCGAATATATCGCGATCGGAATCCTGAAAAACGACACAAAAGGTTCGATCCTCTGCCTCGTCGGACCGCCGGGGGTGGGAAAAACGTCCGTCGGAAAATCCATCGCGCGCGCTCTCGGGAAAAAGTTCTTCAGGTTTTCCGTGGGCGGTATGCGGGACGAAGCCGAGATCAAGGGACACCGCCGGACATATGTCGGCGCCATGCCCGGCAAAATCATACAGGGACTCAAAATCGTAAAAACACTCGATCCGGTGTTCATGATCGACGAGATAGACAAACTCGGTGTTTCGTTCCAGGGCGACCCCTCATCGGCGCTCCTCGAAGTCCTCGATCCCGAACAGAATGTCGCATTCAGGGACCATTACCTCGATCTTCCCTTTGATGTCTCCCATATCCTCTTTATTACGACGGCAAACACCCTCGATACCATCCCGTCGCCGCTCAGGGACAGAATGGAGATAATCAGGCTTTCAGGCTATATCAATGAAGAAAAGGTGATGATCGCACGGAAATACCTCATTCCGAAATCTCTCGAACGAAGCGGCCTCGGCAAAAAGGACGTCGTCTACGATAAAAAAACGCTTTTCGCCATAGCGGAAGGGTACGCGCGTGAGGCGGGCTTGCGTCTGTACGAAAAACAACTCGACAAGATCCACCGGAAAATCGCCAAACTTTCCGTACTCGATAAAATCAAACTTCCCGTCGTCATTGATGAAAACGATCTCGTCACGTACCTGAAACAACCGCCGTTCGACGAACACGAATCGATCGAGGTGACAAAACCGGGCATGGCCGTCGGCCTTGCCTGGACGGCTCTCGGCGGAGCCACCCTCATTATCGAGGCGGTCGCCAACAAGGGCAAAGAGGGTTTCAAACTGACGGGCCAGATGGGTGATGTGATGCAGGAATCCGCGAATATCGCCTACACCTTTATCCGGCAGATATCCGAACGCTTCGGCGTTTCAAAAGAATTCTTCGAGGAACACCGGATCCACCTCCACATACCCGCGGGTGCGACGCCGAAAGACGGGCCTTCCGCCGGTATTACCATGGCCTCATGTCTTCTTTCGCTCATCAGGGATAAAAAAATAAAAAGCAGGCTCGCCATGACCGGTGAACTTTCCTTAGTCGGCCGCGTTCTTCCGATCGGCGGACTCAAGGAAAAGACGATCGCGGCAAAAAGGAATAAAATAAAGGAAATTATCATCCCCTATGAAAACCTGAAAGACCTCGACGAGATACCTGAAAACGTGAAAAAGGGAATCACCTTCCATCCCGTGAAAACAATGGAAGAGGTGATCGAAAGGCTTTTCTGA
- a CDS encoding M15 family metallopeptidase, which produces MYFPAFFTWPVVFVALCMCAGCGGSTLHPEFNLTRSDIEETTKDLPAEIGEAIRGRPVRFCELMAVILDEPQELMLLVDKTHSLPPDYEPADLVSVVEYSISAAKPGLRLRKIAIDNLIRMSDDAAGDGAVLTIASAYRSYAYQEQVHRHWIRVLGKERAQRESAEPGHSQHQLGTTIDFEPIGPEFAGTPASAWLTRHAPHYGFSLSYPEGREEITGYIYEPWHYRYIGGPACLMIGEFFSNSQHYFLRFYNDNAAFFREKRKQRNG; this is translated from the coding sequence ATGTATTTCCCCGCTTTTTTCACATGGCCGGTGGTATTCGTTGCGCTTTGTATGTGCGCCGGGTGCGGCGGAAGCACACTGCATCCGGAATTCAATCTGACACGAAGCGATATCGAAGAAACGACAAAGGATTTGCCCGCTGAAATCGGGGAGGCGATTCGCGGCCGGCCCGTTCGTTTCTGCGAACTTATGGCCGTGATTCTGGATGAACCGCAGGAGTTGATGCTTCTCGTGGATAAAACACATTCACTGCCCCCGGATTATGAACCAGCGGATCTTGTTTCCGTGGTGGAATATTCCATTTCCGCGGCAAAACCGGGATTGAGGCTTCGAAAGATCGCGATCGACAACCTCATCAGGATGAGTGACGATGCAGCAGGGGACGGCGCGGTGCTGACCATCGCATCGGCCTACCGCTCATACGCTTACCAGGAACAAGTACACCGGCACTGGATCAGGGTATTGGGAAAGGAACGGGCGCAGAGGGAATCGGCCGAGCCGGGCCATTCACAACATCAGCTGGGAACGACGATCGATTTCGAACCGATCGGGCCCGAGTTTGCAGGAACACCGGCATCGGCGTGGCTGACACGACATGCCCCGCACTACGGCTTCTCGCTTTCCTATCCGGAAGGCCGTGAAGAGATTACCGGTTATATCTACGAACCGTGGCATTACCGGTACATCGGCGGACCGGCCTGCCTTATGATAGGCGAGTTTTTCTCGAACAGTCAGCATTATTTTCTCCGTTTCTACAACGACAACGCGGCATTCTTCAGGGAAAAACGAAAACAGAGAAACGGCTGA
- a CDS encoding D-tyrosyl-tRNA(Tyr) deacylase — protein MRAVVQRVKEASVTIGGKVSGSIDKGLLILLGIEDADTDDDIAWLAGKIARLRIFPDGNGIMNRSVTEAGGDILAVSQFTLHASIKKGNRPYYGRSALPEKAVPLYHAFIKKLEDETGKTIRTGEFGAMMDVGLINDGPVTIIMDSKRIE, from the coding sequence ATGAGAGCGGTCGTACAGCGGGTGAAGGAAGCATCGGTTACCATCGGCGGAAAGGTCTCGGGTTCGATCGACAAGGGACTCCTGATTCTATTGGGGATCGAAGACGCGGATACGGATGACGATATCGCGTGGCTTGCCGGCAAAATCGCGCGTCTGCGGATCTTTCCGGACGGCAATGGTATCATGAACCGTTCCGTGACGGAGGCGGGCGGGGACATCCTTGCCGTAAGCCAGTTCACCCTTCACGCGAGCATCAAAAAAGGAAACAGGCCGTATTACGGAAGATCGGCACTCCCCGAAAAGGCGGTCCCGTTGTATCATGCTTTTATCAAGAAGCTCGAAGATGAAACCGGAAAGACAATCCGGACGGGGGAGTTCGGTGCGATGATGGATGTCGGTCTTATTAATGACGGTCCGGTAACCATTATCATGGATTCAAAGCGTATCGAATAG
- a CDS encoding glycerol-3-phosphate dehydrogenase/oxidase — MIKETPNKTIRSQLAGRLDSKTFDLLVIGGGITGASIFRDAVLRGLKTALLDAGDYASGTSSKSSKLFHGGLRYITSGDFRLTKEACGERNLAVNLNHRLVKPIPFMIPVYGKRRRRLAFGALLHAYDFLSGYGNYDNHRFLPPEETLRMAPGLSRSGLLGSYIYYDALVSDFRYTLETIKDGIYNGGCACNYTKVTGFVKSEGKICGVSILDTVGGTARHVRARSVVNATGAFTDVIRRLDDGDCTPAIKLSRGTHLVFDRGDIPFHMTVTFFSPIDGRVLFLISHEDCFLYGTTDTWYSGDPAASVPEECDVDYLLASINLGFPGIGLSKEKVRYAYSGFRPLVMRKNTGTSPSGTSREDHYEVSASGLITVTGGKLSTARLMADKTLAIVYKGLEKKAPPCRTHMSPIGGDIPDYPENVVKWVNGHPYHARDIRSMCRDYGASFVDFFEAYLGGISGSTCHDPEIVRLRYICRNEMAVNLEDIIERRIGAIDWDAGEREGYLQKYRVVLSRELSLSNDEFFDQYEAYRHYLASHHYPGSYSDKPVSSSTRYRMLHRRELIHRSANAYSA, encoded by the coding sequence ATGATTAAGGAAACGCCGAATAAAACAATACGTTCACAGCTTGCCGGGAGACTGGACAGTAAGACCTTCGACCTCCTTGTTATCGGGGGCGGCATTACGGGTGCGAGTATTTTCAGGGACGCGGTCCTTCGCGGGCTGAAAACGGCCCTCTTGGATGCCGGGGATTATGCTTCCGGAACGTCGAGTAAAAGCTCGAAATTGTTCCACGGCGGTCTTCGCTATATCACATCAGGAGATTTCAGACTGACAAAGGAAGCATGCGGTGAACGGAACCTTGCGGTGAATCTCAATCACCGGCTGGTAAAGCCGATACCGTTCATGATCCCCGTATACGGGAAGCGCCGTCGGCGCCTCGCCTTCGGGGCTTTGCTTCACGCATACGATTTTCTTTCGGGATACGGCAATTACGACAACCACCGGTTCCTGCCGCCCGAAGAAACACTCAGGATGGCCCCCGGGCTTTCGCGTTCCGGGCTTCTGGGAAGTTACATCTACTACGATGCACTCGTTTCCGATTTCCGGTACACCCTGGAAACGATCAAGGACGGGATATATAACGGGGGGTGCGCATGCAACTACACGAAAGTGACCGGCTTCGTGAAATCCGAAGGGAAAATATGCGGGGTTTCCATTCTCGATACCGTAGGCGGAACGGCCCGTCATGTGCGGGCCCGTTCGGTGGTGAACGCGACCGGCGCGTTCACCGATGTTATCCGCCGCCTCGATGACGGCGACTGCACGCCGGCGATCAAGCTGTCCCGTGGAACACACCTTGTTTTCGACAGGGGGGACATCCCCTTTCATATGACCGTCACCTTTTTTTCGCCGATCGACGGCAGGGTGCTTTTTCTCATCAGTCATGAGGATTGTTTCTTATACGGCACCACCGATACATGGTATTCGGGCGATCCGGCGGCCTCGGTCCCTGAGGAATGCGATGTCGATTACCTGCTTGCATCGATCAACCTCGGCTTCCCCGGCATCGGGCTGTCAAAAGAAAAGGTCCGTTATGCCTACAGCGGTTTCAGACCCCTGGTTATGAGAAAGAATACGGGGACCAGCCCATCAGGTACGAGCAGGGAAGACCACTACGAGGTATCGGCATCGGGACTCATTACCGTGACGGGCGGAAAGCTTTCGACCGCCAGGCTGATGGCGGATAAAACACTCGCCATCGTGTACAAAGGGCTTGAGAAAAAGGCACCGCCGTGCCGTACCCACATGTCTCCGATCGGCGGCGATATACCGGACTATCCCGAAAACGTCGTGAAATGGGTAAACGGCCATCCGTACCACGCGCGCGACATACGTTCCATGTGCCGGGATTACGGTGCATCGTTCGTCGATTTCTTTGAAGCGTATCTCGGGGGTATTTCCGGAAGCACCTGTCATGATCCGGAAATCGTCAGATTGCGCTATATCTGCAGGAATGAAATGGCCGTGAATCTCGAAGACATCATTGAAAGAAGAATCGGCGCCATTGATTGGGATGCCGGGGAAAGGGAAGGTTACCTGCAAAAATACAGGGTCGTTCTGTCAAGGGAATTGTCGCTTTCGAACGACGAGTTCTTCGACCAATATGAGGCGTACAGGCACTATCTCGCTTCACATCATTATCCGGGATCATATTCGGACAAACCCGTTTCATCTTCAACGCGATATCGCATGTTGCACAGGCGGGAATTAATACACCGTAGCGCTAATGCTTATTCCGCATGA
- the thpR gene encoding RNA 2',3'-cyclic phosphodiesterase, translating into MRVFAGLPLPPEKITELKKTVDFISAGSRYLRAVKPAGLHITLFFFGELRQEKVDGLIRTMDDGVLKGKKIAARFGEIGQFPEKGNPRVIYIGIGEGSGEITSYYETYCRFIGNAGFGSRDKYKEFVPHITLARNKGGRLDEEFLFSIPRPGDGFIIDRCVLYQSVLSSAGAEYMPLKTILFG; encoded by the coding sequence ATGAGGGTCTTTGCAGGATTGCCCTTACCACCGGAAAAAATAACGGAATTGAAAAAAACGGTTGACTTCATATCGGCGGGCAGCCGTTATTTACGCGCCGTCAAGCCCGCGGGGCTGCATATTACCCTCTTTTTCTTCGGGGAATTGCGGCAGGAAAAGGTCGACGGACTCATCCGGACAATGGATGACGGGGTCCTCAAGGGGAAAAAGATAGCGGCCCGCTTCGGGGAAATCGGGCAGTTCCCTGAAAAGGGGAATCCCCGTGTCATCTACATCGGCATCGGGGAAGGAAGCGGGGAAATCACCTCATATTACGAGACGTATTGCCGTTTTATCGGGAACGCCGGTTTCGGCAGCCGGGACAAATACAAGGAATTTGTCCCACACATCACCCTCGCGCGGAACAAAGGGGGACGGCTCGATGAGGAATTTCTCTTCTCGATTCCACGGCCGGGGGATGGATTTATCATCGACCGGTGCGTGCTGTATCAATCGGTATTATCTTCCGCCGGTGCCGAATATATGCCGCTTAAAACGATACTTTTCGGATAA
- a CDS encoding YjbQ family protein, producing the protein MVYGKEVSFQTKGFSDIKDVTHQVQDIVGDSGIAEGIVTISVIGSTASVSTVEYEPALVADVKEQLERLVPHTIHSRHSATWGDDNGFSHIRATLMGPSVTLPVAGKRIVLGTWQQIIVIDHDNRPRTRRIFVRVMGE; encoded by the coding sequence ATGGTTTACGGAAAGGAAGTATCGTTTCAGACAAAAGGTTTTTCGGATATAAAGGACGTCACGCACCAGGTGCAGGACATCGTCGGTGATTCAGGTATCGCGGAGGGGATCGTGACAATATCGGTCATCGGTTCCACCGCTTCGGTTTCGACGGTGGAGTATGAACCGGCCCTTGTTGCGGATGTGAAGGAGCAGCTTGAACGGCTCGTTCCGCATACCATCCATTCGCGCCATTCGGCCACGTGGGGGGACGATAACGGTTTTTCACATATCCGGGCAACGCTCATGGGGCCTTCCGTTACGCTGCCCGTAGCCGGGAAAAGAATCGTTCTGGGGACATGGCAGCAGATTATCGTGATCGACCACGACAACAGGCCGCGGACGAGGAGGATATTCGTCAGAGTGATGGGCGAATAG
- a CDS encoding U32 family peptidase translates to MELVAPAGNLEKLICAYQYGADAVYIGIRDFSLRAKADNFSGSEYEAIGLMKGPGKKLFCALNIYFHEKDIGRLEASLDYIGQYPFDAFIVSDIGVLPVLKKHFPRTPLHLSTQANCINSESARLYCDMGFSRIILGRELSLREIGEIRKRCGCELEVFVHGAMCLAYAGRCFLSAYMAGRSANSGDCAHSCRWSYMLLEEAERPGEYFPVCEADGHTTILSSKDICMIDHLKSIKEAGIDAIKIEGRMKSLYYTAVTTRAYRKALDELSGNGTSDLHRYREELFKVSRREFSTGFYFGRNEIETPARTSYIRPYSYLGCIGKEVTPGFFELKAKNSILKGDTLEYIGPDILYIEDDSFILYDEEKNEVAKADHGKPFFIRTGKAVKEGYIVRKKSEDENSPQDKRVTAPHTK, encoded by the coding sequence ATGGAACTTGTGGCGCCCGCGGGCAACCTCGAAAAACTGATATGCGCCTATCAATACGGCGCCGATGCCGTCTATATCGGCATAAGGGATTTTTCCCTCAGGGCAAAGGCTGACAACTTTTCCGGAAGCGAATATGAGGCGATCGGGCTCATGAAAGGACCAGGCAAAAAACTCTTCTGCGCCCTGAATATCTATTTTCACGAGAAGGACATCGGGAGGCTCGAAGCGTCACTCGATTATATCGGGCAATATCCGTTCGACGCCTTTATCGTAAGCGATATCGGCGTCCTTCCCGTCCTCAAGAAACACTTTCCCCGCACCCCGCTTCATTTGAGCACACAGGCGAATTGTATCAATTCGGAATCCGCCCGCCTTTATTGCGACATGGGATTTTCGCGAATCATCCTTGGACGCGAACTCAGCCTCCGGGAAATCGGTGAGATCAGAAAACGGTGCGGCTGCGAACTCGAAGTCTTTGTTCACGGTGCGATGTGCCTGGCGTACGCGGGCAGGTGTTTTCTGAGCGCGTACATGGCCGGCCGTTCCGCGAACAGCGGAGACTGCGCGCATTCGTGCAGGTGGAGCTATATGCTGCTCGAGGAAGCCGAACGGCCGGGGGAATACTTTCCCGTCTGTGAAGCCGACGGCCATACCACCATTCTTTCTTCAAAGGATATCTGCATGATCGATCATCTGAAATCCATAAAAGAAGCCGGGATCGATGCGATAAAAATCGAAGGACGGATGAAATCCCTCTATTACACGGCCGTCACAACCAGGGCTTACCGGAAAGCCCTCGATGAGTTATCCGGCAACGGCACCTCCGATCTCCACCGTTACAGGGAAGAACTCTTCAAGGTTAGCCGTCGCGAGTTTTCAACCGGTTTTTACTTTGGCAGAAACGAGATCGAAACCCCGGCACGCACCTCATATATCAGGCCGTATTCCTATTTGGGCTGTATCGGGAAAGAGGTAACACCGGGCTTTTTCGAACTAAAGGCAAAAAACAGTATTCTGAAAGGGGACACACTCGAATACATCGGCCCCGACATCCTCTATATCGAAGACGACTCGTTCATCCTGTATGATGAGGAAAAAAATGAAGTCGCAAAAGCCGATCATGGAAAACCTTTTTTTATCCGGACGGGAAAAGCGGTCAAAGAGGGATATATTGTAAGGAAAAAAAGCGAAGATGAGAACTCCCCGCAGGATAAGCGTGTCACCGCACCCCATACAAAATAA
- a CDS encoding GNAT family N-acetyltransferase, whose protein sequence is MNVKIANETHVPGIVSLWKDYIDFHAQLDPFFVRKRDGEARYMKYIIEQIHLSKSLVLVGLDNENIAAYSLAQIKMYPPVFQQYTYGYIADMAVKTEYQNRNLGDMMLTGIIKWFKSKHIHRIELQVFSHNMVGNSFWRKHGFKDFKYVMKIEFSPDSALESTSSG, encoded by the coding sequence ATGAATGTCAAAATAGCCAATGAAACCCACGTACCCGGTATTGTTTCATTATGGAAAGACTATATCGATTTTCATGCACAGCTTGATCCGTTTTTTGTCAGAAAACGTGACGGTGAAGCCCGTTATATGAAATATATCATCGAACAGATACATTTGAGCAAATCCCTTGTTCTGGTCGGCCTTGATAATGAAAATATCGCCGCATATTCGCTGGCCCAGATAAAAATGTATCCGCCCGTGTTTCAGCAATATACCTATGGTTATATCGCGGATATGGCGGTAAAGACGGAATATCAGAACAGGAACCTCGGAGACATGATGCTTACCGGTATCATAAAATGGTTCAAGTCGAAGCATATCCATCGGATCGAACTGCAGGTTTTTTCCCACAATATGGTCGGAAACTCCTTCTGGCGCAAACATGGATTCAAGGATTTTAAATACGTGATGAAAATCGAGTTCTCGCCCGATTCCGCCCTCGAGTCAACGTCGTCAGGTTGA
- a CDS encoding thymidine phosphorylase: MRAVDIIMKKREGERLGRDELVFFVNGYLAGEIPDYQMSALLMAVYFRGMSPEETASLTRIMRDSGEVIDLSAVRGTKIDKHSTGGVGDKVSLVLAPLAASCGLKVPMMAGRGLGHTGGTLDKCSSIPGFSVRMQPERLKKALAEVGYAIIGQSEDMVPADRLMYALRDVTATVESVPLITASILSKKCAEGSDGFVFDVKTGSGAFMKTMEEAEILAGSLCETGRGLGKKVTAVITDMDEPLGYTVGNFCEVRETCECLQGRGPDDVTELAIGLTSHMLVMGGVCSSLEEAEARCREKLENGAAWAAFLKHVAFQGGDVRVIEDPEKGPAAVYSRPLLCPDEGYIGRIDAYKTGLAACMLGAGRLKKDDDVDPACGIVFRKKRGDTVSKGEEIAMLMSNSEAAMKEAGPLLSAAVTVSKDPVSAGMRMLKVIGGA, from the coding sequence ATGCGTGCAGTGGATATTATTATGAAAAAAAGGGAAGGGGAACGTCTGGGCCGCGATGAACTTGTCTTTTTTGTCAATGGCTACCTCGCGGGCGAGATACCCGATTACCAGATGTCGGCGCTGCTTATGGCGGTTTATTTCAGGGGCATGAGTCCGGAGGAGACGGCGTCCCTTACCCGCATTATGCGTGATTCGGGTGAGGTGATCGATCTTTCTGCGGTACGGGGTACGAAAATCGATAAACATTCGACGGGGGGGGTCGGCGACAAGGTGTCGCTCGTCCTCGCGCCGCTGGCCGCATCCTGTGGCCTGAAGGTCCCGATGATGGCCGGAAGGGGACTCGGGCACACGGGCGGTACCCTCGACAAGTGTTCGTCGATCCCGGGATTTTCCGTGAGGATGCAGCCGGAACGGCTTAAGAAAGCCCTCGCCGAGGTGGGGTATGCCATTATCGGACAGAGTGAGGATATGGTTCCCGCGGACAGACTGATGTACGCGTTGCGCGATGTGACGGCAACGGTCGAATCCGTTCCCCTTATCACGGCGAGCATCCTTTCGAAGAAGTGCGCGGAAGGCTCCGACGGCTTTGTTTTCGACGTAAAGACGGGTTCCGGCGCGTTCATGAAAACGATGGAAGAGGCGGAAATTCTTGCCGGCAGTCTCTGTGAAACGGGGCGCGGACTCGGGAAAAAGGTGACCGCCGTGATAACGGACATGGACGAACCACTCGGATATACGGTGGGGAATTTCTGTGAGGTGCGGGAGACCTGTGAATGCCTTCAGGGCAGAGGACCTGATGATGTCACTGAGCTTGCCATCGGTCTTACTTCGCATATGCTTGTAATGGGAGGCGTCTGTTCATCTCTCGAAGAGGCTGAAGCGAGGTGCAGGGAAAAGCTCGAAAACGGCGCCGCATGGGCCGCTTTTTTAAAGCATGTGGCTTTTCAGGGTGGTGATGTCCGCGTCATCGAAGATCCGGAAAAAGGACCCGCCGCCGTGTATTCACGCCCGCTCTTGTGCCCGGATGAGGGGTATATCGGACGCATCGATGCCTACAAAACGGGCCTCGCGGCCTGTATGCTCGGCGCGGGGAGGCTTAAAAAGGACGATGACGTCGACCCCGCTTGCGGTATAGTCTTTCGGAAGAAAAGGGGGGATACGGTGAGTAAAGGAGAAGAGATAGCGATGCTGATGAGCAACAGCGAGGCAGCCATGAAGGAAGCGGGGCCGCTGCTTTCTGCGGCGGTAACGGTTTCAAAGGATCCGGTCTCAGCCGGTATGAGGATGCTGAAAGTAATAGGTGGAGCATGA
- the recO gene encoding DNA repair protein RecO, which produces MSRNTIQQAIILKTNRIGEINKGVVLLTRTSGIINTVAYGACKMKSRLRAYTQLFSHVKVYLYHNPVSNTFKITDMEHYDSFHEISGSVRKFYCASLCAEVILKSYGGGVSADDIFSLFLESLTCLAGAGEESVIFITIQFLFRFLIITGHGMRIDLCAGCGADIAPGETAFHEIGRTGFLCHRCRGAGNEICHPGMRKYLSATMAIPFRKAMDVSIDASSARTLKTIIVRIIETLLEVSLKTVKSGEAMI; this is translated from the coding sequence ATGTCAAGAAACACTATACAGCAGGCGATTATCCTGAAAACGAACCGGATTGGTGAAATAAACAAGGGTGTCGTTCTTCTTACACGCACAAGCGGCATAATCAACACCGTCGCCTATGGCGCGTGTAAGATGAAAAGCAGGCTAAGGGCGTACACGCAGCTATTCAGCCATGTAAAAGTATATCTTTATCATAATCCGGTTTCAAATACATTCAAAATTACTGATATGGAACATTACGATTCTTTCCATGAGATTTCCGGCAGCGTAAGGAAATTTTATTGCGCGTCGCTTTGTGCTGAGGTTATTCTCAAGTCATACGGCGGCGGCGTCAGCGCTGATGACATATTCAGTCTTTTCCTGGAATCGTTGACATGCCTTGCGGGCGCCGGCGAAGAGAGCGTGATCTTTATCACTATCCAGTTCCTTTTCAGGTTTTTGATAATTACCGGTCACGGTATGCGAATTGATCTATGCGCCGGATGCGGGGCGGACATCGCGCCCGGCGAAACAGCTTTCCATGAAATCGGACGCACCGGTTTTCTCTGTCATCGCTGCCGGGGGGCCGGAAACGAGATATGTCATCCGGGAATGAGAAAGTATCTTTCCGCGACCATGGCGATTCCCTTCCGGAAAGCCATGGATGTGAGTATCGATGCATCTTCCGCCCGGACGTTAAAGACAATTATCGTCCGGATTATTGAGACGCTGCTGGAGGTCTCCCTAAAAACGGTCAAAAGCGGGGAAGCGATGATATGA